One Granulicella sp. 5B5 DNA window includes the following coding sequences:
- a CDS encoding UDP-glucuronic acid decarboxylase family protein, which translates to MVDPLILVTGAAGFLGSHLCDALLAEGHHVLGVDNLATGSLANLAHLKNETRFRFEQVDICTPFDLGRVAYIYNFASPASPVDYMRLGIETLRVGSAGTLNTLELAKKYNAGYLHASTSECYGDPEVHPQVESYWGNVNPIGPRSVYDEAKRFSEAAVSAYHRYHGVNTHLVRIFNTYGPRLQANDGRVISNLLMQALRGEPMTIYGDGSQTRSFCYCSDLIAGILLLAKSNEHEPVNIGNPTEWTILECAREIQSLLGITAEIVFKPLPQDDPARRRPDITLARQLLGWEPTVSLREGLELSLDYFRTCVAAEQSHA; encoded by the coding sequence ATGGTTGATCCCCTGATTCTTGTTACGGGCGCAGCGGGCTTTCTCGGCTCTCATCTCTGCGACGCGCTGCTGGCCGAAGGCCACCATGTGCTGGGCGTAGACAACCTCGCCACCGGCAGCCTGGCCAACCTCGCCCATCTGAAGAACGAGACGCGCTTCCGCTTCGAGCAGGTCGATATCTGCACGCCGTTCGACCTGGGCCGCGTCGCTTACATCTATAACTTCGCTTCGCCGGCCAGCCCGGTGGATTACATGCGGCTCGGGATCGAGACGTTGCGTGTGGGCTCGGCCGGCACGCTGAACACGCTGGAACTCGCGAAGAAGTACAACGCGGGCTACCTGCACGCTTCCACGTCAGAGTGCTACGGCGACCCCGAGGTGCATCCGCAGGTGGAGAGCTACTGGGGCAATGTAAATCCCATCGGGCCGCGCTCTGTCTATGACGAGGCGAAGCGCTTCTCCGAGGCCGCGGTCAGTGCCTACCATCGCTATCACGGCGTGAACACGCACCTGGTGCGCATCTTCAACACCTATGGCCCGCGCCTGCAGGCCAACGATGGCCGCGTGATCAGCAACCTGCTGATGCAGGCACTGCGTGGCGAGCCGATGACCATCTACGGCGATGGCTCGCAGACGCGCAGCTTCTGTTACTGCTCGGACCTGATCGCTGGCATCCTGTTGCTTGCGAAGTCGAACGAGCACGAGCCTGTGAACATCGGCAACCCGACCGAGTGGACGATCCTGGAGTGCGCCCGCGAGATCCAGTCGCTGCTCGGCATCACGGCGGAGATCGTCTTCAAGCCGCTGCCGCAGGATGATCCCGCGCGAAGGCGGCCGGACATCACCCTCGCTCGCCAGTTGCTCGGCTGGGAACCAACGGTCTCCCTGCGCGAGGGGCTTGAGCTCTCGCTGGACTACTTCCGCACGTGTGTCGCGGCGGAGCAGTCGCACGCGTAA
- a CDS encoding response regulator, whose amino-acid sequence MANVLIVDDDSLVRESLSALLIESGYQVRSVEEGFSALAEAQTNTPDVLLSDLRMPGMSGEELIREVRHRFPTVKVIAMSGSYSGIEVPVGVAAHFFYEKGTDRRSLLRLLKTCTEPTPTHLM is encoded by the coding sequence ATGGCTAACGTCCTGATTGTTGACGATGACAGTTTGGTCCGAGAGTCCCTCTCCGCGCTGCTCATCGAAAGCGGATACCAAGTTCGATCGGTGGAGGAGGGCTTTTCAGCTCTTGCCGAAGCGCAGACGAATACGCCGGACGTCCTGCTCTCCGACCTGCGCATGCCTGGGATGTCCGGCGAGGAGCTGATTCGAGAGGTGCGGCATCGCTTCCCCACGGTCAAGGTGATCGCCATGAGCGGCTCCTATTCCGGGATTGAAGTACCAGTCGGTGTCGCAGCCCATTTCTTCTATGAAAAAGGCACGGACAGGCGCTCGCTCCTGCGCCTGCTGAAGACGTGCACCGAGCCCACGCCAACTCATCTGATGTAA
- a CDS encoding OmpA family protein, whose product MTQPEEQRSSQNEFVELQNLLLGDQLRQLEELRRRLDDPNLRSQETSKIFVQALSLSVQADRRLQPTLQPVVEEALRISVERDPQLLANALFPIVGQAVRKAVAHSMQQILDSLNSVLANGFSLERWGWRIEALRSGKSFGEIALARSLTYRVEHVYLIHRKTGLLLAESSRDPDLLGDPSLVVGMLTALQDFVRDSFTTNKQDDLEVLHIGEFKVWLLHGPLAILALVVRGQLPPQLEAAFSDRIEAINETFRPQLASFEATGRPIAGIDARLDDFLLGTASAAAPSYTKPKVAAGLVLTAALVAAFFPLCAGIRWHNYLRALKAEPGVVVIDAHRGWSTFSLAGLRDPMAADPYSLLAKYHLSPSKVNEQWGQYLSLDPRFAGARRLRDEAASLHKQAVYFEEDAADIPMGQLPVLDTIGDQMRALIADATAQGKQIQIQVVGHTDRTGSESRNAEVSQQRAQTMIALLGARGIDPKYFSAMGLGHAAPDGPGADAYEDYLDRRVTFNVLLDGKQ is encoded by the coding sequence TTGACTCAGCCTGAAGAGCAGCGGTCATCTCAGAACGAGTTCGTCGAACTCCAGAACCTTCTCCTCGGAGATCAGCTTCGCCAACTGGAGGAGCTGCGCCGGAGGCTGGACGATCCCAACCTGCGATCTCAGGAGACGAGCAAGATCTTCGTGCAGGCCTTGTCGCTTTCTGTGCAGGCCGACCGCCGGCTACAACCCACATTGCAGCCGGTGGTTGAAGAGGCGCTGCGTATCTCTGTCGAGCGGGACCCGCAGCTTCTGGCAAACGCACTCTTTCCCATCGTCGGACAAGCGGTGCGCAAAGCCGTCGCTCACTCGATGCAGCAAATCTTAGACTCCCTGAACTCCGTTCTGGCCAACGGATTCTCCCTCGAGCGTTGGGGCTGGCGCATCGAAGCGCTGCGGTCTGGCAAGAGCTTCGGAGAGATTGCTCTGGCGCGCAGCCTTACCTACCGCGTCGAACATGTCTACCTCATCCATCGAAAGACAGGACTCCTGCTCGCCGAATCCAGCAGAGACCCGGACCTTCTCGGCGACCCAAGCCTCGTCGTCGGCATGCTCACAGCTCTGCAGGACTTCGTTCGCGATTCCTTCACGACGAACAAGCAGGACGATCTCGAAGTCCTGCACATCGGGGAGTTCAAGGTCTGGCTCCTGCACGGGCCGCTCGCGATTCTTGCACTGGTTGTAAGGGGTCAGCTGCCGCCTCAACTGGAGGCAGCTTTTTCCGACCGGATTGAAGCGATCAACGAGACGTTTCGCCCGCAGCTTGCGTCGTTCGAAGCCACAGGGCGGCCAATCGCAGGCATTGATGCTCGGCTGGATGACTTTCTCCTCGGAACGGCCAGCGCCGCGGCCCCGTCGTATACAAAGCCTAAGGTCGCGGCGGGCCTTGTCCTTACTGCTGCGCTTGTCGCTGCGTTCTTCCCTCTGTGCGCCGGCATCCGTTGGCACAACTATCTTCGCGCCCTCAAGGCCGAGCCTGGCGTCGTTGTGATCGACGCGCATCGTGGCTGGTCAACGTTTTCCCTCGCCGGACTGCGCGATCCCATGGCGGCTGATCCATACTCTCTGCTGGCGAAGTATCACCTCTCACCGTCGAAGGTGAACGAGCAGTGGGGTCAGTACCTATCGCTCGATCCGCGGTTCGCGGGTGCGCGCCGGCTGCGGGACGAAGCTGCATCGCTGCATAAGCAAGCCGTCTACTTTGAGGAAGACGCTGCTGACATCCCGATGGGGCAGCTTCCCGTTCTGGATACGATCGGCGACCAGATGCGTGCGCTGATCGCTGATGCGACCGCGCAGGGAAAGCAAATCCAGATACAGGTGGTTGGGCATACCGACAGGACCGGTTCCGAAAGCCGAAATGCCGAAGTCAGCCAGCAGCGTGCGCAAACCATGATTGCGTTGCTGGGTGCTCGCGGTATCGATCCGAAGTATTTTTCGGCCATGGGCCTTGGTCACGCAGCGCCGGATGGACCTGGCGCCGACGCATACGAGGACTATCTTGACAGAAGAGTTACCTTCAACGTTCTTCTGGATGGCAAACAGTAA
- a CDS encoding Rab family GTPase, with protein sequence MVVQKKICLIGEFSVGKTSLVSQFVDSIFSEKYHTTVGVKIDKKQCSIGGSQVNLVIWDLAGESPLKTLKPSQILGASGFLLAADGTRPDTVDLAIALQQKVIQILGPVPFIFALNKADLVAEWSPSMEEITERLTQRGWDVRITSAKTGQGVEKMFLDLAQRMIETSGDGNAGH encoded by the coding sequence ATGGTTGTTCAGAAGAAGATCTGCCTGATCGGTGAGTTCAGCGTAGGTAAAACAAGCTTAGTGTCACAATTTGTCGATAGTATTTTTTCGGAAAAATATCACACAACCGTCGGAGTCAAGATCGATAAGAAGCAGTGTTCTATCGGTGGCTCCCAGGTGAATCTCGTGATATGGGACCTGGCTGGTGAGTCTCCGCTGAAAACTCTGAAGCCTTCTCAGATTCTTGGCGCCTCCGGCTTTCTGCTTGCCGCGGATGGCACTCGTCCCGACACTGTGGACCTGGCCATCGCACTTCAGCAGAAGGTCATCCAGATTCTAGGCCCCGTGCCATTCATCTTTGCCCTGAACAAAGCCGATCTGGTGGCTGAGTGGAGCCCGAGCATGGAGGAGATCACCGAGCGGCTCACTCAACGAGGGTGGGACGTTCGCATCACCAGCGCCAAGACGGGCCAGGGTGTTGAGAAGATGTTTCTCGATCTCGCTCAACGCATGATTGAAACCAGTGGTGATGGCAATGCAGGCCACTGA
- a CDS encoding response regulator transcription factor → MDHPLTPHFSKQPEDVTLVAAGLTRRSREFVTQSLPECHILESKPDSWRTVRFCKLVGSVILIVDVESLEQLESEQVPAVEYLSTVEVLALSNSSHNDVYRVALLAGCSGVLALDAPPQQLRAVITAIQRGDLWYPRNVLAALARQWMLDQSISRKKLTEREEEILRLLGMDKKNQAIADELFISRETVRWHLRTLYAKIGANNRSEARQYALKHQQNMGAR, encoded by the coding sequence ATGGATCACCCACTGACGCCTCATTTCTCTAAGCAGCCCGAAGATGTCACGTTAGTAGCAGCCGGACTGACGAGGAGATCGAGAGAGTTTGTCACGCAATCACTGCCTGAGTGCCACATCCTCGAGTCGAAGCCGGATTCATGGCGAACCGTGCGCTTCTGCAAGCTGGTGGGCTCAGTGATACTCATCGTCGACGTTGAATCGCTCGAACAACTGGAATCGGAGCAGGTCCCTGCGGTCGAGTACCTGTCCACGGTAGAAGTTCTTGCGCTGAGCAACAGCTCTCACAACGACGTCTACAGAGTCGCGCTGCTTGCGGGCTGCTCCGGCGTACTCGCCCTCGATGCGCCGCCTCAGCAGTTGCGCGCTGTGATCACTGCAATACAACGCGGAGACCTCTGGTACCCCAGAAACGTTCTGGCGGCTCTGGCCCGCCAATGGATGCTGGACCAGAGCATATCTCGCAAGAAACTTACAGAGCGTGAAGAAGAAATTCTGCGCCTGCTCGGCATGGACAAGAAGAACCAGGCGATCGCCGACGAGTTGTTTATCAGCCGTGAAACGGTGCGCTGGCATCTTCGCACGCTCTACGCGAAGATCGGTGCTAACAATCGTTCGGAGGCGCGTCAATATGCGCTCAAACACCAGCAGAACATGGGTGCTCGCTAA
- a CDS encoding TonB-dependent receptor, whose amino-acid sequence MMIRSEGGQPNPRTALQKLLTVAGASLFLLSTTLMHAAPAAAQPHAGIGHAHGAQNAGVLQGTVSDAKGGLIAKASVTVRDANGHSKTVTTDAEGHFVINGLAPGAYTIVAVAPGFSAVIKNGVGVSDSGAQVAFTLPIGAATTDVTVDADQTHSVAAALAPMDALLSETSARTEITSTMIKNFMSPVADFGEAVEMAPGTFTTNGNGVGLGQSSTYFRGFPDGDYDIDFDGIPFYDTNTPTHHSWAFFPAQFLGGIDFDRSPGTASTIGPTPFGGSIHLLSKELSPLQNVRATFSGGSFNTYLYDAEYDSGAFGPGGKFNTSIDVHHLQSHGYQSLNNQTRNAGAIKLQYQLSPSTTLTGFSGVIWLDANTPNFNATRCQMYGVGAGYSCLSTVSGATNVLLPYTGAGINFLLTNNSDPLLYLDDQYNFYHVPTDFEYVQVHSDLGKGFTFDIKPYTYNYDNSEYYAKATTITDATTINGSKTYMGLKIAPCDVDAVSTVQGISVGIYPCAVDKYNSYRKYGETSQLSQVSKYGILRAGMWYEWANTNRRQYPSDPTNNRVDSPLPNFSETYVTDSYQPFAEYEFHLGSKFTVTPGIKFAYYTIGTKQFADNGGKIGPLNGNPSTFITNGGSYFATLPSGSVNYRIKNNWSVYFQGATGSVVPPSAVFDFNQGTDGVPVATLPQQQKNLTYQGGTVVKLKRVTFDADVFRIHFDNTYSSFTPISTGEPVYFLTPSTNTTGFEAESNIYLISGLSLYLNGSYDNAVYSGTLNQSCTSGTAGCASTTAQYTFTAPSGQHVAQAPSDIETEGLTYQHKSWDIGIFNKRVGMEYEDNGQYHNQYTVAPFTLTNANINYTIREGRYANTKLAVSFNNLFNSSNITSVALAGKPVTENVAVNGITYTDPFNTNGQTPINGQDAVSILPARSIMLSVVFGFSPKSH is encoded by the coding sequence ATGATGATTCGAAGTGAAGGCGGCCAGCCAAATCCCCGGACAGCGCTGCAAAAGCTGCTTACCGTTGCGGGCGCAAGTTTGTTCCTGCTCTCCACCACGTTGATGCATGCGGCTCCGGCGGCCGCACAGCCGCATGCAGGCATCGGCCATGCACACGGCGCGCAGAACGCGGGCGTGCTGCAGGGAACCGTCTCTGACGCCAAGGGCGGATTGATCGCCAAGGCGAGCGTGACCGTGCGCGATGCCAACGGGCACAGCAAGACGGTGACGACTGATGCCGAAGGCCACTTTGTGATCAACGGACTCGCGCCGGGCGCGTACACCATAGTCGCGGTGGCACCAGGGTTCAGCGCAGTGATCAAGAACGGCGTGGGAGTCAGCGACAGCGGTGCGCAGGTAGCGTTCACGCTGCCTATCGGCGCCGCGACGACGGACGTTACGGTGGATGCGGATCAGACGCACTCGGTAGCGGCGGCGCTGGCCCCCATGGATGCGCTACTCTCGGAGACCTCGGCGCGCACCGAGATCACCTCGACGATGATCAAGAACTTCATGTCGCCGGTGGCTGACTTCGGTGAGGCCGTGGAGATGGCTCCCGGTACCTTCACCACCAACGGCAACGGCGTCGGCCTCGGTCAGTCGAGCACCTACTTCCGCGGCTTCCCGGATGGCGATTACGACATCGACTTCGATGGCATCCCGTTCTATGACACCAACACGCCGACGCACCACTCCTGGGCGTTCTTCCCGGCGCAGTTCCTAGGCGGCATCGACTTCGATCGCTCGCCCGGCACGGCCTCGACGATCGGGCCCACGCCGTTCGGCGGCTCCATCCACCTGCTCTCCAAAGAGCTCTCGCCGCTGCAGAACGTGCGCGCAACCTTCTCCGGTGGGTCGTTCAACACCTACCTCTATGACGCTGAGTACGACTCGGGTGCTTTTGGCCCGGGCGGCAAGTTCAACACGAGCATCGACGTGCACCACCTGCAGAGCCACGGCTACCAGAGCCTGAACAACCAGACGCGGAACGCCGGCGCGATCAAGCTGCAGTACCAGCTAAGCCCAAGCACCACGCTTACCGGTTTTTCTGGCGTGATCTGGCTGGACGCGAACACGCCGAACTTCAACGCCACGCGCTGCCAGATGTACGGCGTGGGTGCTGGCTATAGCTGTCTTTCCACGGTATCGGGCGCAACGAATGTGCTGCTGCCTTACACGGGCGCGGGCATCAACTTCCTGCTTACCAATAACTCTGACCCGCTGTTGTACCTCGACGACCAGTACAACTTCTACCACGTGCCTACGGACTTCGAGTACGTGCAGGTCCACAGCGACTTGGGCAAAGGCTTCACGTTCGACATCAAGCCCTACACCTACAACTACGACAATTCGGAGTACTACGCGAAGGCGACCACCATCACGGACGCTACCACGATCAACGGCTCCAAGACCTACATGGGGCTGAAGATCGCTCCATGCGACGTCGACGCGGTCAGCACAGTACAGGGCATCAGTGTGGGCATCTATCCATGCGCGGTGGACAAGTACAACAGCTACCGCAAGTACGGCGAGACCTCGCAGCTCTCGCAGGTCTCCAAGTACGGCATCCTGCGGGCCGGTATGTGGTACGAGTGGGCCAATACAAACCGCCGCCAGTATCCCTCTGACCCCACGAACAACCGGGTCGATTCGCCGTTGCCGAACTTCTCTGAGACGTATGTAACGGACTCCTATCAGCCATTCGCTGAGTATGAGTTCCACCTCGGTTCAAAGTTCACGGTTACGCCGGGCATCAAGTTTGCGTACTACACCATTGGCACGAAGCAGTTCGCCGATAACGGCGGCAAGATTGGTCCTCTCAACGGCAATCCATCCACGTTTATCACGAATGGCGGCAGCTACTTCGCCACATTGCCTTCGGGCTCGGTCAACTACCGCATCAAGAACAACTGGTCGGTATATTTTCAGGGCGCGACCGGCAGTGTGGTTCCGCCGTCGGCGGTGTTCGACTTCAACCAGGGCACCGATGGTGTTCCGGTTGCGACGTTGCCACAACAGCAGAAGAACCTTACCTACCAGGGTGGAACTGTTGTGAAGCTGAAGCGCGTTACATTCGATGCGGATGTCTTCCGCATTCACTTCGACAACACGTACTCCTCGTTTACGCCCATCTCGACAGGGGAACCCGTTTACTTCCTTACGCCGAGCACCAACACCACGGGCTTTGAGGCTGAGAGCAACATCTACCTCATCTCCGGCCTCAGCCTTTACCTCAACGGCAGCTACGACAACGCCGTCTACTCGGGCACTCTGAATCAGAGTTGCACCTCCGGCACCGCGGGCTGCGCCTCAACGACAGCGCAGTACACCTTCACCGCACCGTCGGGCCAGCATGTAGCGCAGGCTCCTTCGGATATTGAAACTGAGGGCCTGACCTACCAGCACAAGAGCTGGGACATCGGCATCTTCAACAAGCGCGTCGGTATGGAGTATGAGGACAACGGCCAGTACCACAACCAGTACACGGTGGCCCCGTTTACGCTGACCAACGCGAACATCAACTACACCATCCGCGAAGGCCGCTATGCGAACACCAAACTGGCGGTGAGCTTCAACAACCTCTTCAACAGCAGCAACATCACCAGCGTGGCTCTGGCAGGAAAGCCTGTAACGGAAAACGTTGCGGTGAATGGCATCACTTACACCGACCCGTTCAACACCAACGGTCAGACACCGATCAACGGTCAGGATGCAGTCAGCATTCTGCCAGCACGCAGCATCATGCTGTCGGTGGTCTTCGGGTTCTCTCCGAAGTCGCACTGA
- a CDS encoding YraN family protein, whose protein sequence is MERRSYTWLRALADRRSLLPPHLLMGERGEDAAFFYLRSLGYTVVGRRWRSERLPGDLDLIAWDGATLVIFEVKTRGSRGIAPAEMAVDEAKQEMLRKMASAYVRQIPALHRAGLQVRFDVISVYFDTNKPVFEHRRDAFPRFEAVWRRR, encoded by the coding sequence TTGGAACGACGCAGCTACACATGGCTGCGCGCATTGGCCGACCGCCGCAGCCTGCTGCCGCCGCATCTGCTGATGGGTGAGCGCGGGGAAGATGCTGCATTCTTCTACCTGCGCTCGTTGGGCTATACCGTTGTTGGGAGGCGCTGGCGGTCCGAGCGGCTGCCCGGCGATCTCGACCTCATCGCCTGGGACGGCGCGACGCTGGTCATCTTCGAGGTCAAGACTCGCGGCTCGCGTGGCATCGCTCCGGCGGAGATGGCCGTCGACGAGGCCAAGCAGGAGATGCTGCGAAAGATGGCGTCTGCCTACGTCCGCCAGATTCCGGCACTGCATCGCGCTGGCCTACAGGTCCGTTTCGACGTGATTTCGGTCTACTTCGATACGAATAAGCCCGTCTTCGAGCACCGCCGCGACGCGTTTCCACGGTTCGAAGCGGTGTGGCGTAGACGCTAG
- a CDS encoding CTP synthase, which produces MSAKYIFVTGGVVSSLGKGLAAASIGCLLEARGLRVNLMKFDPYLNVDPGTMSPFQHGEVFVTDDGAETDLDLGHYERFTHAKLSRDNNLTTGRIYEQIITKERRGDYLGKTVQVIPHVTNEIKNAMRKVGADCDVALVEIGGTVGDIESLPFLEAIRQMRQELGRDNTCFVHVTLVPWIAAAQELKTKPTQHSVKEMLSIGIQPDILLCRADREVPRDMREKIAAFCNVEQAAVIVARDVPSIYEVPLNFAAQNVDGLALKYLRIDAKDADLSKWQDIVHRSYNPKDTVEIGIVGKYVEYEDSYKSLKESLVHGALAENLKLKVTWVEAEGLEVEGYESQLAGFDGILVPGGFGKRGIEGMLNAIKYAREKHVPYFGICLGMQTACIEYARNVCGLTKANSGEFDPATPHRIIYKLRELTGVEEMGGTMRLGAWTCVMEPDSLAAKAYGSTEISERHRHRYEFNREYEAVLTGGGLRLTGTTPDATYVEIVEIPSHPFFLGCQFHPEFKSKPLEPHPLFHAFVKASYANRGQKPAKDAVDAKMNA; this is translated from the coding sequence ATGTCAGCAAAGTACATCTTTGTGACCGGCGGTGTTGTGTCGTCGTTAGGAAAAGGACTGGCTGCAGCCTCGATTGGCTGCCTGCTGGAGGCGCGCGGTCTGCGCGTGAACCTGATGAAGTTCGACCCGTATTTGAACGTCGATCCGGGCACGATGAGCCCGTTCCAGCATGGCGAGGTCTTCGTCACCGACGATGGCGCCGAGACCGATCTCGATCTCGGCCACTACGAGCGGTTCACCCACGCCAAGCTGAGCCGCGATAACAACCTGACCACCGGCCGCATCTACGAGCAGATCATCACCAAGGAGCGCCGCGGCGACTACCTCGGCAAGACGGTGCAGGTGATTCCACACGTCACCAACGAGATCAAGAATGCCATGCGCAAGGTCGGCGCAGACTGCGACGTCGCGCTGGTGGAGATCGGCGGCACGGTCGGCGATATCGAGTCTCTGCCGTTCCTCGAGGCCATCCGCCAGATGCGCCAGGAGCTGGGCCGCGACAACACCTGCTTTGTGCATGTGACGCTGGTGCCGTGGATCGCGGCGGCGCAGGAGCTGAAGACCAAACCGACACAGCACTCGGTGAAGGAGATGCTCTCCATCGGTATTCAGCCGGACATCCTGCTGTGCCGTGCTGACCGCGAGGTTCCTCGCGACATGCGCGAGAAAATCGCCGCGTTCTGCAATGTGGAGCAGGCTGCAGTGATCGTAGCCCGCGATGTGCCGAGCATCTATGAGGTGCCGCTGAACTTCGCTGCTCAGAACGTAGACGGGCTTGCGCTGAAGTATCTGCGCATTGACGCGAAGGATGCGGACCTGTCGAAGTGGCAGGACATCGTGCACCGCTCCTACAACCCGAAGGACACGGTCGAGATTGGCATCGTCGGCAAGTATGTGGAGTACGAAGACAGCTACAAGTCGCTGAAGGAGTCGCTCGTTCATGGCGCGCTGGCGGAGAACCTGAAGCTGAAGGTGACCTGGGTGGAAGCCGAGGGGCTTGAGGTCGAGGGCTATGAGTCGCAGTTGGCGGGCTTTGATGGCATCCTGGTTCCCGGCGGATTTGGCAAACGCGGCATCGAAGGGATGCTGAACGCGATCAAGTATGCGAGAGAGAAGCATGTGCCGTACTTCGGCATCTGCCTGGGCATGCAGACGGCGTGCATTGAATACGCGCGCAATGTTTGCGGACTGACGAAGGCGAACTCCGGCGAGTTCGATCCGGCGACGCCGCACCGCATCATCTACAAGCTGCGCGAGCTGACCGGCGTGGAAGAGATGGGCGGAACGATGCGCCTCGGTGCATGGACCTGCGTGATGGAACCGGACTCCCTCGCGGCGAAGGCATATGGCTCGACGGAGATCAGCGAGCGTCATCGCCATCGGTATGAGTTCAATCGTGAGTACGAGGCAGTGCTGACGGGCGGTGGCCTTCGACTGACGGGCACAACCCCGGACGCAACATATGTAGAGATCGTCGAAATCCCGTCGCACCCGTTCTTCCTCGGCTGCCAGTTCCATCCGGAGTTCAAGTCCAAGCCGCTCGAGCCGCATCCGCTGTTCCATGCGTTCGTGAAGGCTAGCTATGCGAACCGCGGACAGAAGCCGGCGAAGGACGCCGTTGACGCCAAGATGAATGCATAA
- a CDS encoding DUF4230 domain-containing protein, translating into MTMQYDYHSGRRSSGTLFSVIVSLALGATLLGVFVHRARVGLAGKLASYITGEPMNVISDRAVVDRVQRLNRLETAVYTLDTVVESDESSPVLPDALAGDHLLMIVQGQTIAGIDMSQLKPENVVITEHGGERDIKITLPPSQVFLTTIDNGHSRVYTRETGLFVKADPNLETQTRVKAQGQLQQAALSDGILDVATKNARTTIAAMLQGLGFAHVEVQ; encoded by the coding sequence ATGACGATGCAGTATGACTACCACTCAGGACGACGCAGTTCGGGGACGCTGTTCAGCGTAATCGTGTCGCTGGCGCTTGGCGCTACGCTGCTGGGAGTGTTTGTGCACCGTGCACGGGTTGGGCTTGCGGGCAAGCTGGCGTCGTACATCACGGGCGAGCCGATGAATGTGATCTCGGACCGCGCGGTGGTGGACCGGGTGCAGCGGCTGAACCGGCTGGAGACGGCTGTTTATACGCTCGATACGGTCGTCGAGAGTGACGAGTCGAGCCCCGTGCTGCCAGATGCGCTGGCGGGCGACCACCTGTTGATGATCGTCCAAGGGCAGACGATTGCGGGCATCGACATGAGCCAGTTGAAGCCGGAGAACGTCGTGATCACGGAGCATGGCGGCGAACGCGACATCAAGATCACGCTGCCGCCATCGCAGGTGTTTCTCACCACGATCGACAACGGTCATTCGCGGGTCTATACGCGCGAGACCGGGCTGTTTGTGAAAGCCGACCCAAACCTTGAGACGCAGACCCGCGTGAAGGCCCAGGGCCAGTTGCAGCAGGCAGCGTTGAGCGACGGCATTCTCGATGTCGCGACCAAGAATGCGCGGACGACAATTGCTGCCATGTTGCAGGGACTTGGCTTCGCGCACGTCGAGGTCCAGTGA